From Triticum aestivum cultivar Chinese Spring chromosome 7B, IWGSC CS RefSeq v2.1, whole genome shotgun sequence:
TCGCATAGGTCGTACAGGCGCTTCCCTGAATGGCTACGCTCTCCACAGAACCCTCCCTCATCGGTACTCTCGCAGCATGGGGTCAGCTTGCCATCAAAATCCTTGGACTGATCCGATCCTCCACCTGCATGCACAAAATATATATGCATGGTTACATAATAGAATTCATACATAAGGAACCAGATTTGACTTACAACATCAATGCGCATATATGTGTATTTACCAGGGGCGTGATTGACGATGTCAGTGAAGGCTGAGTAGAGGTCCAGAATGTGAACGTCATCCCTTTCGTCAAGCATTTGCTTTAGATACTTGTTGTGGACGGACGCGCCATAATTGCCAAGAAGGTCGCATGTGGTGTAGTTGTTCGAACTAGTATGCAAAGGCGTGCAACCAATGGGATGCAAATTGTTTACTAGCACTTTTCTCACCCCAAGCATCTGAAGTTGTGCCACGTTATCTAGGATCTCAGTCGCCACGTTTCCGATGTAAGTGTCGAGCTGCATGCAGGAGAAGTAAATTAGTAAGGTGGAGATCAGTAATAATTAATTGACTTTAATTTGGATGTGCGAGTATGCTAGGTACTACTTACATCATCGAAGCTTGTGTGGAAGCCGGTCTCAATGTCGGAGTCGCTCATGTAGTCATTGCCGGAGATGGCAATGAGCGCGACGGAGTGGTGAAGCTGATGTGTTGAGATGACCCCGTCGTTGACAAGCCTCTTGAAAGTTTGTACCTGTGCGGCAAGGGTCGGCACCTTCTTGGTCTTCACCTTGAAGACACCAGCGCCCCCaaaagcaaaggtcatgccagatgaGTCAGAAGATTGATCTGATGTGAGCTCGTACGCTGGAGGGGCTTCATTGAGGCCCAACATCCTTGCTGCAAGGACAAGGCAGTAGATAGAAACGATTATTTTGGATGCATGCATCTTGATGTATATACTTGAATAACATATGAGTACATCATACCGATAAAATCTGATTGCATCCTGTAGTTGGAGAAGCGCCCGGCCAAAACAGGAGACGTAGCATAATGAGTGTTGAGATAGGAGCCGTATTGGTAGCTCCATTGACGTGATGTCTTTTCACCAATGTTGTTTGGAACATTGCCGTTGTCGACAAAGTCGTCGCCGAAGACAAACATGCTGGACCATTGGTTCTTCGACCGCTTTGAAGAAGGTGTGCCTCGGGCCTCCACACGTGCAGCTGCAACATAGATCGAGCATGTCAGTACATCGTGCGTGCATGCTGAAAGAACATGAAGAACCGGGCAAGATTGAACTTGAAGTGATCGCTAGCAACAGATATGAT
This genomic window contains:
- the LOC123160365 gene encoding GDSL esterase/lipase At5g03610-like; translated protein: MKLPPAVACLLLLVVVFAAARVEARGTPSSKRSKNQWSSMFVFGDDFVDNGNVPNNIGEKTSRQWSYQYGSYLNTHYATSPVLAGRFSNYRMQSDFIARMLGLNEAPPAYELTSDQSSDSSGMTFAFGGAGVFKVKTKKVPTLAAQVQTFKRLVNDGVISTHQLHHSVALIAISGNDYMSDSDIETGFHTSFDDLDTYIGNVATEILDNVAQLQMLGVRKVLVNNLHPIGCTPLHTSSNNYTTCDLLGNYGASVHNKYLKQMLDERDDVHILDLYSAFTDIVNHAPGGGSDQSKDFDGKLTPCCESTDEGGFCGERSHSGKRLYDLCENPDKTFYWDQTHPTHAGWEAVMKALQQPLTEFLDEDYIA